TTATATTGATACAGATATTGTCGTTTTTGAAAAAATTGCCGACAATTTAGACAAACTTTCAGAAGTCGATTTCTTCTGTTGTGATTACCATCATGTCAATGACAAGCTGCGAAATATCTTTTCCCCATTTCTGAAAGAGCAGCAGATTTTTTCTGATGCCCAACTTCAAGATGTTTTCAACAGTGGCTTCTGGGCTTCGAGAAAAGGAGTTATTACTGAAGAACAGATGGATGAAGCTTTGCGCGAGTGTTCAGCACATCGCGAATATTTCGATTTTTCGGAAGGAGTTACAGATCAACCAATTTTAAATTATCTTGTTCTCAAACTGATTAACAAACGTGGGAATCTCGTCAAAATTCCTGGGGGAGGGCCTGGTAGTTGGGCAGGTTCGCAAAATTTCCAACAGCAAGATTACGTCCTCTATGATCGAGGACAACGATTAAAATATCTCCACTGGGCTGGTACACGGATGAAAACTGGTAGTCCCTATTGGCAATTGTGGGAACACTATCGCTATCTCCATGAGGGGAAATTGGCCTTCATCCCTAAACTGACTCGCCGTTTCTTTCCCTTTGTTGCTGCCCGTACTTAATATTAGGAGGATCACAATGATTGATGGTATCTACATCCTAGCCAATGATGTTGTCTATGACCAATTAGTTGCGTTGCTCAACAGTATAGAAGCTAATGCTGGTAGGAAAATTCCTATTTGTATACTTCCATATAATCAGCGTTTAGATAAGGTGAAGGCAGAAATTGCATCTAGAGATAATGTCACCTTATTTGAAGATTCTGATTCTATAGCTTACTGGGATAACTTTGCGACTCAGATATGGAAAAATTATCCTAGAGCGCAAAAAACTTGGCGAGAGTGGGGTTTTCCAGAACTTTATGAGTTACCAATGCACCGCAAATTTTGTGCTGTGGATGGCCCCTTTGATAGATTTATTTACTTTGATGCAGATACCTTGTTAATGGGGCCAGTAGATTATGTATATGAAAAATTAGATACATCTGATTGGGTAGTGAATGATTTTCAATATAAGTCAGACTTAAAATTTATTTTTGATGGCTCCTCAGAGCAAATACAGCAAATTTTTAACTCAGAAAACTTGCAAGATAAAGTATTTTGTGCTGGTTGGTTTGCCACCAAGAAAAATATTTTTTCTCCAGCTATCAGAGCCGAATTAATCGAGAAATTAACATCAGGTGAGGCAGATGTCATGGCTTTTTTAGCGCCTGACCAATCTTTATTTAACTACATGGTATTGAGAAGTGGAATTTCCTATTATAACTTTGCTTTTCATGACTGCGAACAGGCAACTGGTAATCACTGGAGTTCTCAATTTGATGTGGTAGATAATATCCTCTACGACCAAGGGCGGAGGTTGACCTACTTACACTATATGAGTATATCTTCTTCAGGTTTTGTGCGGCTTTGTGGGGGTGAAGATGTTGATATTCCTTACCGCGATGTTTTCTTATATTATCGCTATTTAAAATCACCTGAAAAACGCCCTCAAAGTTTTACCCGCCCAAGCCAGATAAAGCTTCTGCAAAATTCTACTAGTAGTTTTATTCAGCAAAGAGTGAACAATTTTAAACTAAACTATCGGAACTTCAAGGATAAAATTAATGGGTACTAATAACATCGTTATCAATCTAAGAAAAAGAATCTAAATCTAAAGATTGCATCCCTTCGCGTTCTATAAAGGTCATCATACTTCCCAATTGCAACCAAACTAATAAACAAGTAAACAGGCTAATTGGTAGACCAACTCCTAAAGCCAAGGTGGAGGGAAAGCCAAATATCTCTAAGCCTGAAGACAGAAATAGACAAGTACCGCCAGTTATGCCGATAAATGGCACAAGTAATTGTTTCAGTGAGGAACGCGGTTTAATATTTTCGGCTCGCTCGCTTGGCCAGTTCTGCACAATTACTTTCAAAGTGCCAGATAATGCTAAACCAGATGTTAATGCTGTCAAAAAGCCAACGAGTAAGAGAAAATAGGGTGGTTGTAGGGGAAAATAGTACATTAAAACTCCTGATTTATATTAAATGTTTTTAGTTTTTAATTGCTGACTGGTTTCCAGTAAAAGGGTCAAGGAATGTAGCTTTTGGCAGAATAGCTGCTGTGCCTTCTCTAGATAAATTTGTTAAAATGCCGATCGCTACATTTAATAAACGATCCGGTTTTAAGTCATCTTTAACCAGGTTCCACAGGCGTTGGACATCTTCGGTGTGGAGGCGGTCATCTTCGGTCAGAGCTAGCACCAACTGTCGCCGCAGAAATTTGCCTTCTTCGGACATTAAAAACTGGAAACCCATTTGGGCTGTGGGTAATACATCAAAGTTGTTATCACTACGAGCGATCGCAATTAGATTCTCTAAACGCTGCCACTGAAATTTACCATCTTTGAATAACACATTCAATAATCGCCGCCGTAATTCTGGTGATTCTCCTGTCAGCAACCGCCGCGCTATGTAGGGATAACCCACTTCCACAATTTTGAAGTCTGGGTTGAGGCTGAGGGCGATACCTTCTTGAGTCACCAAAGAACGAATAATTAAAGCAAACTTCGCCGGAACTCGGAAAGGATATTCGTACATCAATTCCGAGAATTCATCGGTAATCGTTTTGAAGTTAAAATCCTTGACATTTTTGCCAATGGCGTTTCCTAGCACTGCTTCTAATGCTGGTACTATTGTGCAAATATTCGTGTCTGGAGTCAAAAATCCTAATTTTACAAAGTCTTCGGCTAAGTCGGTATAGTCTTTATTCACCAAATGCACTAACGCATCTACTAGGGTTTCTTTGGTGTTTTCCTCCAACTGATCCATCATGCCGAAGTCAATATAAGCCATCCGACCATCGGGTACAGCAAATAAATTACCCGGATGGGGGTCAGCATGAAAGAAGCCGTGTTCTAGTAGCTGTTGCAATCCTGAAGTAACGCCAATTTGGATAATCGCTTCTGGATCTAAACCTGCTTGGCGGATGCTTTTAGTATCCGTCAACTTAAAGCCGTTAATCCATTCCAGGGTTAAAACGTGGGTATTGGTATAACGCCAGTAAATTCCGGGAACTTTAACTTGGGGGTCGTTGCGGAAGTTGCTAGCAAAGTGTTCGGCGTTGCGGCCTTCATTTATATAGTCGATTTCTTCAAATAGCTTTGTGCCAAACTCGTCCACGATTAAAGTTAGGTCGTGACCGAGGTTGAGAGGCAACCAAGGAGCTACCCAACTCGCCCCCCAGCGCAATAAGTAGAGGTCGCGGGTGAGAGTTGGGCGTAAGTTGGGGCGTTGCACCTTCACTGCAACTTCTTCACCACTGATCAGACGACCACGGTATACTTGACCCAAGCTAGCAGCAGCGACTGGATTAGGTGAGAGTTCGCTAAAACTTTCGTGAATTGGACGGTCTAGCTCGGTTTCGATAATTTTGTAAGCGATCGCATTATCGAAGGGTGGTAACTGATCTTGTAACTTGATCAGTTCTTCTAGAAAATCCTTACGGATTAAGTCAGGTCTGGTGGAGAGGGCTTGACCAACTTTAATAAAAGTCGGGCCGAGGCGGGTGAGCAGTTCTCGCAACTGAATAGCTCGTTTACCTTTGTTCTGCTCAACTTTGTCTTGCCATTCGTCCCACTTGAGACTGATGATAAATCCTGCAAAAGAGGAGATAATTCTCAGCAGTCGCCCCCAGGCTAGCCAAGGACGGTAACTATAATAGCGAGCGATCGCATCTGGATTATAGAGTTTTAGTTGAGCAGGTTGATACTGACCCACGTCTTTTTTTGCCTCTTCAACTGAAAAATTTACGATGATTTTTGGTTCCTGACCCACAAGTTATTTGCAGGTTCAGCATAGGGTAATCTTTTATCTAAAACAACTAGAACTTTACCATTTGGAGATAGTGTTCCAGGCGATTTTAGCTTATCTTACTTCCTAGATTTAATTTATCTTTTTCTTAATTATACTTTATAAAACTACAACTACTTATCTACGTTTCAGATGATTTTATCTTTTCTTAACCATTGTTTATAAAAATATAAATTCATCGGATGATGTATACAAATTGAAATACTTGCGATACTTAAGTAACTTTATTGACTAACAGTTATCTGGTTAGTAGTAATATTACAGCCACAGGGATTCAATCCGACTGTGTATTAATTTAACGTGAGTTCGACAAACCTTTCCCTGCCTTGAACTAAAGTTTAAGTTCTTTCGTTCATCAAAGAGGTATCAATACTGTTCAGTTAAGGCAGAGACGCGATAAATTGCCGTCTTTACAATCATCAGTCCTTCGTCCTGATGGCGATTTATCGCGGATTTGGGATCTATATATTTTCATCAAATAACCTTAACCAAAGCGTATTGGGAAAGGGACGGTTTCTTTATTTAGACTATCTATCTGTTCGGTTTCTTGCTGTAATCACAAGATCTCTGACTTTTTAAATAAGTCGGGGATCTGAGTCTCTCAATTCTCACAAATCGAATATGATTGCTATATTTAGGTGGAAGAATCAACTTGTAACTCTTGAAGAATAAATAACAAAATTATTATTTATAACTCCTCTAAATTTAGTAATTGGTAGTGGTTTTGCCACAATTACCAATTACCTACTTTTAAGTATCATGTAGTGTTATTTAGATTTGGCCTCCAAGTTTTCTAAACGGCTTCTCAATTCCTGGTTTTGTTGTTTGAGTTGGTCGAAATCTTCACGCAATTGACGCAGATTTTTTTCGGAACCGATATTCTTTTGCACCTTGGAAATTTCTTCTTCAGCATTGCGACGGACACGCCCATCTGCTGTTTGTTCAGCTAGCGATCGCAAAATCCCGACTGCTTTGGGTGTTTCCATTTGTCCTAATGCTGATGCCACCGCTACTTGCGTTAAAAAGAAGGTTTCTTTGGCCAGTTCTGTTAATTTTTCTAAAATCCGTTCTAAATTAACCGGACTTTGACCTATAGAAATCTTTCCTAAAGCGCGAATTGTAGCTAGACGTAATGGTTGTGGTACACCGAGTTTGGTGTATTCGATTAGCAGATTTAAAGCTGATTCTGAGGTTTTGAATTCAGCTAAACCAGCGATCGCACCACTCCGCACGACTTCATTCCAACCCGCCTTTTCTTCTAAAATGCCTTTGAGTTGCTTTAATACCTTGTCTTCCTTGGGTTTTTCTTCCAAGTTTGCCGATGCGATCGCGCCGATTACACGAGAGGCTGCTGCTTCCACGTAGTAGCTAGGATCGCCCTTTTGCAACAACCCTTTCACAACTTTATAGCTTTCAGCAGTTTTGATTTGACCAAGTGCTTCAACTACAGATCGGCGCACGTAAGCATTTTTATCTTTTAATCCCACAACTAAGCCATCAAAGGCTTGATCTAAATTAATTTTGGCTAGTTGTTTTGCTACTTCCACCCGCACACCCCACAATGGATCATTTTTCAGCGCCGTAGATAGTGCTTTTGTCGCTTCTAACCCGCCTTTTTTAGTTAAAGCTTCTGCTGCATAGATGCGCGAAATTGGATTGGGGTCAAATTCTAACTGTGCTTTTAACTCTGCTATTGGATACTCTAAAATTACTGTTTTCAGGTAATTATTCTCAACATCAAAACTGATGTATTGGGGCTTATTTTCTAGGGGAAAATAGAAGCTTTGTTCTCGTTCATTTACCCGCACTACAAAAGTTTTAAGTTGTGAGTGAGGAGTTAATAATTTTGAATTATTTTTAACTTTTAACTCCTCACTTCTCACTCCTAACTCCTCACTCCTCACTTCTTCCTGTTGGGTATAGCCAAAACCAATAGGTATTTTTAAATCAAACAAATCCTTACTGCCATTTTGACCTTCAGCAGCTTGGGTTTGAGTTACCGTAATTTTCGCCAAATTAGCATCCCCATCCCAAGAGTAAGCTACCTTAAAATCAGGATGACCACCACGATAAACATATTGGTCAAAGAGGAACAAAAGATTGTGTCCAGTAGCCTTTTCAATTGCCCTGAGTAAATCGATTGTTTCTACAGTTTTATGGGCATTATCTTGGACAAATGTTTGAATTGCTTGCCAAAATAATTCATCTCCCAATTGGGCGCGAATCATGTGATAAACACAAGACCCTTTTTCGTAGATGTGGCGATCGTAAAGTTCAATCGGTTCCCGGTAAATATGCGTTACCATTGGGCGACGATAGCGGCTGCTATCTTCACTAATGTAACGACGAGCTTCTAATAAACGATAGTAAGCTGCTTCTTCTAGACTATATTCCTGTTCTGTCCACATCACCTCAGAATAGGAAGCCATTCCTTCCTTAATCCAAGCATGAGACCAATGCTTAATTACCACCAAATCACCAAACCATTGGTGCGCGAGTTCGTGGACAACTAAACTTTCGGTATTGCGGTTGTCTAAAGCGGCGCGTTCATCCAGCAAACATCTATCTGTTAACAAGGTTGTGGAGGTGTTTTCCATCCCGCCAAAGATGAAGTCATCGACACAAACCTGGGCATATTTCGGGAAAGGATAGGGATAACCATAATTTTGGCTCAAAAATTCAATCATCCGGGGAGTTTTGCTCATGCTGCGTTTAGCATCTTCTTCCCGTCCCTTTTCTACGTAGTAGGTGACTGGTTTACCCCTCCACTCGTCCCTAATTTCAGCAAAATCACCTACTGCCAAAGTCATCAAGTAGGTGGGATGAACTTGTTGCTGTGACCAATGGTAGATTTTATAGTCACCATCTTCTGTAGTGTCAATGAGTTCACCGTTAGAAATCGCCACAAGAGGGTTAGGAACACGAACGCGAATTTCGGAAGTAGATAATTGTCCTGGATAGTCAAAGCAGGGGAACCAAAAGCGAGAGTCTTCGTCTTCCCCTTGAGTCCAAACTTGAGTCGGTTTGTTTGGATAGTGCTTGTCTGGTTGGATAAAATAAATACCGCGTTGTGGTTTTGCCACCGAGTAGGCGATCGCAATCAGCAAGCGTTTACCAATCTGAGTCACCTCAGAAAGTTGGATAGAAAGCTGTTCCCCATCGTA
This Nostoc sp. KVJ3 DNA region includes the following protein-coding sequences:
- a CDS encoding Npun_R2821/Npun_R2822 family protein, producing MIDGIYILANDVVYDQLVALLNSIEANAGRKIPICILPYNQRLDKVKAEIASRDNVTLFEDSDSIAYWDNFATQIWKNYPRAQKTWREWGFPELYELPMHRKFCAVDGPFDRFIYFDADTLLMGPVDYVYEKLDTSDWVVNDFQYKSDLKFIFDGSSEQIQQIFNSENLQDKVFCAGWFATKKNIFSPAIRAELIEKLTSGEADVMAFLAPDQSLFNYMVLRSGISYYNFAFHDCEQATGNHWSSQFDVVDNILYDQGRRLTYLHYMSISSSGFVRLCGGEDVDIPYRDVFLYYRYLKSPEKRPQSFTRPSQIKLLQNSTSSFIQQRVNNFKLNYRNFKDKINGY
- a CDS encoding ABC1 kinase family protein, whose protein sequence is MGQYQPAQLKLYNPDAIARYYSYRPWLAWGRLLRIISSFAGFIISLKWDEWQDKVEQNKGKRAIQLRELLTRLGPTFIKVGQALSTRPDLIRKDFLEELIKLQDQLPPFDNAIAYKIIETELDRPIHESFSELSPNPVAAASLGQVYRGRLISGEEVAVKVQRPNLRPTLTRDLYLLRWGASWVAPWLPLNLGHDLTLIVDEFGTKLFEEIDYINEGRNAEHFASNFRNDPQVKVPGIYWRYTNTHVLTLEWINGFKLTDTKSIRQAGLDPEAIIQIGVTSGLQQLLEHGFFHADPHPGNLFAVPDGRMAYIDFGMMDQLEENTKETLVDALVHLVNKDYTDLAEDFVKLGFLTPDTNICTIVPALEAVLGNAIGKNVKDFNFKTITDEFSELMYEYPFRVPAKFALIIRSLVTQEGIALSLNPDFKIVEVGYPYIARRLLTGESPELRRRLLNVLFKDGKFQWQRLENLIAIARSDNNFDVLPTAQMGFQFLMSEEGKFLRRQLVLALTEDDRLHTEDVQRLWNLVKDDLKPDRLLNVAIGILTNLSREGTAAILPKATFLDPFTGNQSAIKN
- a CDS encoding Npun_R2821/Npun_R2822 family protein; protein product: MSRGIYIVANDRVIDNAIALLNSIRTYDPEVTIYLIPFNESYHKVAEQLATLHNVQIFPDLELIETFTKRIGEIFDRDFLALPNKMRKLVAWFGPLDEFIYIDTDIVVFEKIADNLDKLSEVDFFCCDYHHVNDKLRNIFSPFLKEQQIFSDAQLQDVFNSGFWASRKGVITEEQMDEALRECSAHREYFDFSEGVTDQPILNYLVLKLINKRGNLVKIPGGGPGSWAGSQNFQQQDYVLYDRGQRLKYLHWAGTRMKTGSPYWQLWEHYRYLHEGKLAFIPKLTRRFFPFVAART
- a CDS encoding M1 family metallopeptidase translates to MSKSYFDTDNNGHKPFELPGARPHYNPDRPGQVEHIFLDLSLDIPKQSYQGSCSIRLLPIRNGIDRLTLDAVNLNIESVQVDDVPQNFDYDGEQLSIQLSEVTQIGKRLLIAIAYSVAKPQRGIYFIQPDKHYPNKPTQVWTQGEDEDSRFWFPCFDYPGQLSTSEIRVRVPNPLVAISNGELIDTTEDGDYKIYHWSQQQVHPTYLMTLAVGDFAEIRDEWRGKPVTYYVEKGREEDAKRSMSKTPRMIEFLSQNYGYPYPFPKYAQVCVDDFIFGGMENTSTTLLTDRCLLDERAALDNRNTESLVVHELAHQWFGDLVVIKHWSHAWIKEGMASYSEVMWTEQEYSLEEAAYYRLLEARRYISEDSSRYRRPMVTHIYREPIELYDRHIYEKGSCVYHMIRAQLGDELFWQAIQTFVQDNAHKTVETIDLLRAIEKATGHNLLFLFDQYVYRGGHPDFKVAYSWDGDANLAKITVTQTQAAEGQNGSKDLFDLKIPIGFGYTQQEEVRSEELGVRSEELKVKNNSKLLTPHSQLKTFVVRVNEREQSFYFPLENKPQYISFDVENNYLKTVILEYPIAELKAQLEFDPNPISRIYAAEALTKKGGLEATKALSTALKNDPLWGVRVEVAKQLAKINLDQAFDGLVVGLKDKNAYVRRSVVEALGQIKTAESYKVVKGLLQKGDPSYYVEAAASRVIGAIASANLEEKPKEDKVLKQLKGILEEKAGWNEVVRSGAIAGLAEFKTSESALNLLIEYTKLGVPQPLRLATIRALGKISIGQSPVNLERILEKLTELAKETFFLTQVAVASALGQMETPKAVGILRSLAEQTADGRVRRNAEEEISKVQKNIGSEKNLRQLREDFDQLKQQNQELRSRLENLEAKSK